One Methylomonas sp. LL1 DNA window includes the following coding sequences:
- a CDS encoding CsbD family protein, with amino-acid sequence MNKDQVKGRVEETKGKIKEAAGVILDDKGMEIEGNIQKNVGKVRAGYGDLKQDIKDDD; translated from the coding sequence ATGAACAAAGATCAAGTAAAAGGCCGAGTCGAAGAAACCAAGGGAAAAATCAAGGAAGCCGCTGGCGTAATACTGGATGACAAGGGTATGGAAATCGAAGGCAATATCCAAAAGAACGTCGGCAAAGTCCGGGCGGGGTATGGCGATCTGAAACAGGATATAAAGGACGACGACTAA
- a CDS encoding lmo0937 family membrane protein, with protein sequence MLETIAILLIIGWVLGLVSSYTLGGFIHLLLVVAIVVIVLRVIQGRRAL encoded by the coding sequence ATGCTCGAAACAATTGCGATCCTCCTAATTATCGGCTGGGTGCTTGGTTTGGTTTCTTCGTACACACTGGGCGGATTTATTCATTTATTATTGGTTGTTGCGATCGTCGTGATCGTGCTTCGTGTCATACAAGGCCGACGAGCACTTTAG
- a CDS encoding phage holin family protein, with translation MQPDTVKENESLGPSTLHVDPHCDTSSVLDDIRFLWLELRGLSHDHVRLAALETRRAGQSLVTMVVAGMMLALLLNGAWLGLLAAGATWLIENGLNTSSAIFLTVALNLVLLLIVGGVIRRRSRYLQFPALLRSLRTETEERENP, from the coding sequence ATGCAACCGGACACCGTAAAGGAAAACGAAAGCCTGGGGCCATCGACACTACATGTCGACCCTCACTGCGATACCAGCAGTGTGCTGGACGATATTCGGTTTCTATGGCTTGAGTTACGCGGGCTAAGTCACGATCACGTCCGGCTCGCCGCACTGGAAACGCGGCGAGCCGGTCAAAGCCTGGTGACAATGGTGGTGGCCGGCATGATGCTGGCCTTGTTGCTGAATGGCGCCTGGCTTGGATTGTTGGCGGCAGGAGCAACATGGCTTATTGAAAACGGTCTGAATACCAGCAGCGCAATATTTCTCACGGTGGCTTTGAATCTTGTGTTGTTATTGATTGTTGGTGGCGTTATTCGCCGCCGCAGTCGCTACTTACAATTTCCTGCCTTACTGCGTAGCCTGAGAACCGAAACCGAGGAACGGGAAAATCCATAA
- a CDS encoding PRC-barrel domain-containing protein — protein MKTLIPVVAVTFLSAAFISPICSAGVHEKQLEVLEKQEEVKDKQAELRQESQKAATEQAQAANKSMQQVSRASKITGTKVKNTTGDSLGDINDLVIDPDSGQVVYAVVSFGGVLGVGDKLFAIPWRALHWASDKEHYVLDLDKDTLKNAPGFDKKHWPENSEKWEEQRQALGQFYRVAP, from the coding sequence ATGAAAACATTAATTCCCGTTGTAGCCGTGACTTTTCTAAGTGCGGCATTTATCAGCCCAATTTGCTCGGCTGGCGTCCATGAGAAACAACTGGAGGTTCTCGAAAAACAGGAAGAAGTTAAAGATAAACAAGCCGAACTCAGGCAAGAAAGCCAAAAGGCAGCGACCGAACAAGCCCAGGCGGCCAACAAATCAATGCAGCAGGTAAGCCGGGCCAGCAAGATCACCGGCACCAAGGTGAAAAATACCACTGGAGATAGTCTCGGCGACATCAATGATTTGGTGATTGATCCGGATAGCGGCCAAGTAGTCTATGCCGTGGTGTCTTTCGGTGGCGTGTTAGGAGTGGGTGACAAACTGTTCGCCATTCCCTGGAGAGCGCTGCATTGGGCTAGCGACAAGGAACATTACGTCCTCGATTTGGATAAAGACACCTTAAAAAATGCTCCAGGATTTGATAAAAAGCACTGGCCGGAAAACTCAGAAAAATGGGAGGAACAACGCCAGGCCCTCGGCCAGTTTTACCGCGTAGCGCCCTAA
- the smbP gene encoding small metal-binding protein SmbP — protein sequence MKLTNIKYAGLCAGIALTLCSVSAYAAESHMAQSLKHAEAASKATDAKAITEHAETAKSHVTIAEDHLKAGATSLDAAIEHGKQGHADLAKKSAEEAVTHLKAAQ from the coding sequence ATGAAATTAACCAACATCAAATACGCCGGTTTATGCGCGGGCATTGCCTTAACCTTATGCTCGGTTAGTGCGTACGCGGCGGAAAGCCACATGGCGCAATCGCTAAAGCATGCGGAAGCCGCAAGCAAAGCCACCGATGCAAAGGCTATAACCGAACATGCGGAGACAGCCAAAAGCCATGTGACCATCGCCGAAGATCATTTGAAAGCCGGAGCCACTAGTCTGGACGCGGCAATCGAACATGGCAAACAAGGGCACGCCGATTTAGCGAAGAAATCCGCCGAAGAAGCCGTAACCCATCTGAAAGCCGCGCAATAA
- a CDS encoding YbgA family protein, giving the protein MDTILVGISSCLLGNLVRYDGAHKYHSYIERTLGQYFQFRAFCPELEAGLGVPRPAVQLRRIGANIRVVGVKNHDLDVTEPLRQVGEQQRFWLEELCGYILKKDSPSCGMERVKVYQDEIPARNGVGVFADYLQQHYPTLPIEEEGRLGDPGLRENFIQRVFVRHRWQQLNARPLTAHALMTFHSRHKLIAMSHDQNLAKELGRLIADVRSDNIENIARRYVVDLMACLKIVASRGNHVNVLQHIQGYLKTKLDSDDKQELVETIETYRQGNVPLIVPLTLLRHHFRRQPDAFIDQSFYMTPHPAELSLLNEI; this is encoded by the coding sequence ATGGACACTATTTTAGTCGGCATCAGCAGCTGTTTATTGGGCAATCTGGTTCGTTACGATGGCGCGCATAAATACCACAGTTATATTGAGCGTACCTTGGGGCAATATTTTCAATTTCGAGCTTTTTGTCCGGAACTGGAGGCCGGTTTAGGCGTACCACGCCCGGCCGTGCAACTACGGCGAATCGGCGCGAATATCCGGGTAGTGGGTGTGAAGAATCATGACCTGGATGTCACCGAGCCTTTGCGACAAGTTGGCGAGCAGCAACGTTTCTGGTTAGAAGAACTCTGCGGTTATATATTGAAAAAGGATTCACCCAGCTGCGGCATGGAACGGGTAAAAGTTTATCAAGACGAGATACCGGCCCGCAACGGAGTAGGGGTGTTTGCCGACTATTTGCAACAACATTACCCAACCTTACCGATCGAGGAAGAGGGCCGTTTGGGTGATCCGGGGCTGCGGGAGAATTTTATCCAGAGGGTATTTGTGCGGCACCGTTGGCAACAATTAAACGCGCGGCCTTTAACCGCGCATGCGTTGATGACCTTTCATAGCCGACATAAATTGATCGCCATGAGTCACGATCAGAATCTAGCCAAGGAACTGGGGCGTCTGATTGCCGATGTGCGTTCGGATAATATTGAGAACATAGCCCGGCGGTATGTGGTCGATCTGATGGCTTGTTTAAAAATCGTCGCTAGCCGGGGAAATCATGTAAATGTGTTGCAGCATATCCAAGGTTATCTGAAAACTAAACTGGATAGCGATGACAAACAAGAGTTGGTGGAAACCATTGAGACTTATCGGCAGGGCAATGTGCCGTTGATCGTGCCGTTGACCTTATTACGCCATCATTTCCGTAGGCAGCCGGACGCTTTTATCGATCAATCCTTTTACATGACACCACATCCGGCCGAATTATCGTTACTGAACGAAATATAG
- a CDS encoding lipocalin family protein → MNINQAHSAMLRFLFLTLCLLLSACTGIPEGVKPVSGFELDRYLGTWHEIARLDHGFERGLVDVTAEYSLTDDGGVRVINSGYNAERKQHSSAEGRAYFIESPDVGRLKVSFFGPFYGAYNIIALDKQHYQYVMVAGNSKDYLWILARTPRLENAILKQLIDQAKAAGFPTQDLIYLQPEH, encoded by the coding sequence GTGAACATTAACCAAGCCCATTCAGCCATGCTTCGATTTTTATTCCTAACGTTATGCTTGTTATTGAGCGCTTGCACTGGAATTCCGGAAGGCGTTAAACCTGTTTCCGGCTTTGAACTGGATAGGTATCTTGGAACCTGGCATGAAATCGCCCGTCTGGATCATGGTTTCGAGCGCGGATTGGTTGACGTGACAGCCGAATACAGCTTGACTGACGATGGCGGCGTCAGAGTCATCAACAGCGGCTACAATGCCGAACGGAAGCAACACAGCTCGGCGGAAGGCAGAGCCTATTTTATCGAGAGCCCCGATGTCGGGCGCCTGAAAGTGTCGTTTTTCGGGCCGTTTTATGGGGCTTACAACATCATCGCGTTGGATAAACAGCATTATCAATATGTGATGGTTGCCGGTAACAGCAAGGATTATCTGTGGATATTGGCACGCACTCCCAGATTGGAGAATGCCATTCTGAAACAGCTGATTGATCAAGCTAAGGCAGCGGGATTTCCAACCCAGGATTTAATTTACCTCCAACCCGAGCATTGA